Within Wyeomyia smithii strain HCP4-BCI-WySm-NY-G18 chromosome 2, ASM2978416v1, whole genome shotgun sequence, the genomic segment TACCGTAATAACATTTGAGTACAAGAGTATGTTAGGAActattttgaattatattcaaaactACGTTTCATTTCTATTGAGATGTGGAGATAAATTTGATAGCTATTAAAGCAAGAAAACTGAAAGATGGTAAATATTACTCAGTTTGTATACATAACTCgatcaataaaattaaaatattacaaaaaatatGATTGACTATCACAGGAGATGTTAAGGTACATTACTAAAGCAAAATTTGTTAATGTTTGTTAAATTAACGGACATGAGCCTACTGTAAAAAAGGTTTCCAGTAGTAGGTAGGCAGCTGCTGATTTAAAGTAATCAATTGCTTCCTTCTGACTGTAACATTATCAACCATCAAACAATACATTTTTATACTAATTCTTGAGTGTTTGGTATACTGGGGAAAACACTTCAACCTTCTAGCGCCACTCAACTTTTCACCTTTAGCAACTCGCCGCTAAATGTGATGCCAATTACAGTACCGTAACATAGTTATGGAGAGCAAGATGTATTGGCCTCTGCTATTACTGACATCCCTGACGGCTGCAGCTGCCGTTCGGCTAAAATCAGAACAACCGATCAAGGACTGGTGGGAAAAGGCTGGTTTTTACTAAATATATCTAGCGATCAGGACGGAATCGGTGATCTCAACGGTATCACAGAGAAGTTAAGCTACCTGCAGAGTATAGGAATGCGTGGCTACTGGTTGTCCCCAATGTACAAAGGTCCGATGGCTGATTTCGGATATGACATTTCGGATTTTCGTGCAATCCAACCCGAGTATGGAACAATTGATGACTTTCGTCGGCAGGTCGCCGAGGCCGACGGTTGGGACTGAAAGTGATATTGGATTTCGTTCCGAACCACTCGAGTGATGAACACGAATGGTTTCTCAAGTCGGTACAACGAGTGCCGGGATACTAGGATTATTACGTTTGGCGGAATGGGAAGCCGAACCCGAACGATCCGGATAAACCGTTTCCACCAACCAGTTGGGTACAGTATGCGGTAGAAAAATATTGTCGAAAATACTAAATGAGTATAGCTTCTAGCTCTCCGTATTCCGAGGAAGTGCGTGGCAGTGAAATTCACAACAAAACAGCCAGATTTGAACTTTCGAAACCCCAAGGTAATGGAAGAAATGGATGACATTCTGCTTATTTGGCTCAATTTGGGCGTGGATGGCTTTCGGATCGATTCCGTTGGTGCCATACTTGAGGTGCTACCAGATGCTAATGGTGATTTTCCGAATAATCCGTTAAGTGGAACTACACAAGATGCGGAAGATTACGCCTATCTCGTGCCCGAATATACCACGGATCGCGTGGAGCATGCGGAAGTAGTGTATCGATGGAGAAAACTTTTGGAAAACTATCGCGAACAGCATGGCAGAGATACGCGAATTTTGATGACCGAAGCGTGGACTAGTTTGAGTTTGATGAGGCCGTACTTCAGTGACATCAGAGGCAATGAGGGAGCCCAAATGCCATTCAATTTCGAAATGATCACTAAATTGAATGGCTCATCAACAGCATatgatttcaaaaatgttattgATTCATGGATGGCAATCATAGAAGAAAATCACACGGCAAATTGGGTTCTGGGAAACCACGATCGCAGTCGAGTGGGCACACGATTTGGTGAACGACGGATAGACGGCATGGCGATGATCGAGCTTACATTGCCGGGTGTTAGTGTTACTTATCAGGGTGAGGAAATCGGGATGACTGATGTTGACATTACCTGGGAACAAACTGTCGATCCTGCTGGGTGTAACGAGGGGAGGGAAAATTACGCAGAAAAATCTCATGATCCGGTTAGGACGCCGTTTCAATGGGATGATATTTGTAAAAGACAAAcaattaaattttgtttattaattTCAGCGATTCTGTGAACACCCGGAATATTATTCTTCAGCCTTTCGAGGCGTTTGTGTTGGAAGCTAAACGTTCGGAGGATCGAAAAATTCGTGCGGAAATTTGTGAGCGCTGGCtgatttagatattttttttggaaaagtaTTGTGTCGTAGAGAATAGATTTAGATTTAACAAGTATTATTGACTTACTGGTAGAGAAATAGCtaaaaaatttttgaacatgtagtttCATTAAATGTCGGTTAAATTCACTTGAAATGGAGGTACATACCTAACAATCGAAGCAACCCTTGCTCTAAGTGTCATTGCAACAATACTGCAAATAGGCAGCATGTACAAAGTAATCAATGGATCAGAACGCACCACGCCCATCGTTACAACAGGTGACATGGTTGTGGTAATTATGCTTATAATTTATAGTGTTTTCAACGAAATACACTAATAGGACTATTTTCAGCGCAATCACTGTAACAATAGTCACTGTTATAATATTTGGAAATCTGCTCCTGAACATTTGGCTTGTTTATAAGGTGATGGAAATCGCAGACAACTGAACctaataaattgaaataaagaTAATGTCAAATAATACTCTGCTTACttactgtttttattttgtgttaAACCATAGTATCCTTACTCTACCATAAGACGCGACCTTAAAAGGCTAGTTTTTTCATCAGCAAATACATGTTCTGATCTATCTCAAACCCGTGCAGATTGTTTGCGTCGCCCTGAAGCCGCATCAGTAGTCCCCCGAAGGAAACGTAGGCGGACAATCGATTGGCCGATTCGGACTGCGCGTCGTCACCCTCGATCCGGTACACTTTCCCGAACATCACGTATTCGAAGCTGTCTGCCCGCGAACCCTCAATTTCGGCGGCGTTGTATTCCATGCTTGCTGAAAACTTCAAATTGCTATTAATCTTCTTGATATTTCATGCCATTCTTTTACCTGGCGTTCCATCCTCGTGCAATGTGGTAGCCAAAACCAACCGAAACTTATCGCCCAGCTCCATCGGGTAGAGCCAAGAGTTGATATCCAATATCAGGTCCATTTTGAACGATTCGGACTCACAGTGTAACCTACTCACACGATCGAACTTCTTTCCTTCCGGGTCCATATCTTTGACGTTAAAGATATCCTCGAACAGTATTCCGGACATTGTATTTTGTAAATTTACCGCCGCTTGTTATTGAACGTTGATTGTGGAGGTTATGGTGCTAACGCGTTATCCTGTTTTAAAGTAATAAACTGAGGAGGCGCTTCTCAACatgttatgaaataattaacaaTTACCTTTAAAAAGTGTGAAATTAGTGAAAAAGGCCTCGATACAACGATAATTgcgaagaaatagcgaaatttcAGCACCGGATAAACTAGTGGATTGTTTTGTTGATAAAAGTTTGACGTTTCTTTCACATCACGCGCAATGTATTCAAGCATCGACAAGCAAAAGGGTCAATGCTATGCAATGTTATTTGACATATGCAGCAAAGACCTGATGCGATGTTTTAATGGGTTTTGCGCCGTTATTACCACAAtttagcaatgggcgatctctgaaaaaaaatcgattcccctgcatcgattaatcaaaataaataaaatcgattcataagaaaatcgaggctggaaaatcgattcaacaaaaaatcgatttttgttcggtatgtgctttttacgaccttttttggttttatttatggagattt encodes:
- the LOC129724224 gene encoding DNA-directed RNA polymerases I, II, and III subunit RPABC3, with the translated sequence MSGILFEDIFNVKDMDPEGKKFDRVSRLHCESESFKMDLILDINSWLYPMELGDKFRLVLATTLHEDGTPASMEYNAAEIEGSRADSFEYVMFGKVYRIEGDDAQSESANRLSAYVSFGGLLMRLQGDANNLHGFEIDQNMYLLMKKLAF